A genomic region of Arachis stenosperma cultivar V10309 chromosome 9, arast.V10309.gnm1.PFL2, whole genome shotgun sequence contains the following coding sequences:
- the LOC130948378 gene encoding uncharacterized protein LOC130948378 has protein sequence MSTHGRGRGRGRGRIGTVIPGLAGNDPVDFMAALGNMAAAMQATAEALGNQINHGNHRNNNDEDGPMTLATFLKVHPPTFRGTSNPTNADNWIHAMERALQAQQVPEEQWVEFGTYQLQGEAQHWWQGTRRILQPDGAVIPWEVFRTEFYKKYFPNSARNAKELELMQLKQGQMTVAEYTSRFEELCRFSRICQGAPDDFAEWKCIKYEGGLRSDILSFVAPMEIRVFSELVNKSRVAEDCLRKATSDKSDQRIFVRRDQGRNFAPRGQDFKRGGYTPQPHLGQNNFQRFRNNNSQGRGK, from the coding sequence ATGTCGACTCACGGACGCGGTCGCGGCCGAGGTAGAGGTAGGATAGGCACTGTTATTCCTGGCCTGGCAGGGAATGATCCAGTAGACTTCATGGCTGCCTTGGGAAATATGGCTGCGGCTATGCAGGCGACAGCCGAGGCACTGGGTAATCAGATAAACCATGGTAATCACAGAAACAATAATGATGAGGACGGTCCCATGACACTTGCTACATTTCTGAAAGTTCACCCTCCGACCTTTAGGGGAACCTCAAATCCCACAAATGCAGATAATTGGATTCATGCTATGGAACGGGCACTGCAGGCTCAGCAGGTTCCTGAGGAGCAATGGGTTGAGTTTGGAACTTATCAGCTGCAGGGTGAGGCTCAGCATTGGTGGCAGGGGACACGACGTATCCTGCAGCCAGATGGCGCTGTGATTCCTTGGGAGGTTTTCCGAACagagttctataagaaataCTTTCCTAATTCAGCCAGAAATGCCAAAGAACTTGAATTGATGCAGTTAAAGCAGGGACAGATGACTGTTGCTGAGTATACTAGCAGGTTTGAGGAGTTATGTCGCTTTTCTCGTATTTGTCAAGGTGCGCCTGATGATTTTGCTGAGTGGAAAtgtattaagtatgagggaGGTCTTCGAAGTGATATTCTGAGCTTCGTTGCACCAATGGAGATCAGAGTATTTTCAGAACTGGTAAACAAAAGTAGAGTTGCTGAGGATTGTCTGAGAAAGGCGACATCAGATAAGAGTGATCAGCGAATTTTTGTTAGGAGAGATCAGGGAAGGAACTTCGCCCCTAGAGGACAAGATTTTAAGCGAGGCGGTTACACCCCACAACCACATTTGGGTCAAAATAACTTCCAGAGATTCAGAAATAATAACAGCCAGGGAAGAGGCAAATGA
- the LOC130948379 gene encoding uncharacterized protein LOC130948379, whose product MAEDAKVAREAKLAQLLNQTFQDNNQISSTPKIQRVPLFWRQNPDFYKYCIPKLISFGPIHHANENLRQQGQHLKSQWTSLCIEEYSKQVPLYNGNKQTAANYLYGVVGDNIVELKELFAEDVIEEYSDEELIWMLFEDGCSLLYYMDHVDAEHPEELKLKLDQLMYIGRDIPLLENQLPIKLLQLLSKTQGADLDYLITNFMSMGEEKRSGRTTITIPIRNHILDFLRSFYFHTEIEQNIPNQNGGIQMPPPPRPRPRSSLVWQTYKNIRDLRKSGIKVKANKSDEWKWHDITFTSRWFGGELTLPLWIFSNVTHYFFRNLIAYEMCPDFHNNFECCCYLYFMDCLIDDAEDVKELRSAGVIQNLLLRDEEVAKFFNDIGHDLPAKMCNQIYTTDAAPISKKYIQVMRQIQQHYSSGWRTFLAETRSTYFSSPWSLLAFLAALLGLILAVLQTWYTIHSPTN is encoded by the coding sequence ATGGCAGAGGATGCAAAGGTGGCAAGGGAAGCAAAGCTTGCCCAACTACTCAATCAAACATTCCAAGATAATAATCAAATTTCTTCAACTCCCAAGATACAAAGAGTTCCTCTTTTTTGGCGTCAAAATCCCGACTTCTACAAGTATTGCATACCTAAACTGATATCATTTGGTCCCATTCATCATGCCAACGAAAATTTGAGGCAACAAGGTCAACACTTGAAATCTCAATGGACATCCCTCTGCATTGAAGAGTACAGTAAACAAGTACCTCTTTACAATGGTAACAAGCAAACGGCAGCGAATTATTTGTATGGAGTTGTAGGAGATAACATTGTGGAACTGAAGGAGCTGTTTGCTGAGGATGTAATTGAAGAGTATAGTGATGAAGAACTTATTTGGATGCTGTTTGAGGATGGATGCTCTTTGCTCTATTACATGGACCACGTTGATGCTGAGCATCCAGAAGAACTGAAGCTAAAGCTTGATCAGCTGATGTATATTGGCAGAGATATTCCATTGCTGGAAAATCAACTTCCAATCAAACTTCTGCAGCTGCTGAGCAAAACACAAGGTGCTGACTTGGACTATTTAATCACAAATTTTATGAGCATGGGCGAAGAAAAGCGGAGTGGAAGGACAACCATCACAATCCCTATAAGAAATCATATACTTGATTTTCTTCGCTCTTTCTACTTTCATACAGAGATTGAACAGAATATCCCAAACCAAAATGGTGGTATTCAGATGCCTCCTCCTCCTCGTCCTCGTCCTCGTTCCTCCCTAGTTTGGCAAACTTACAAGAACATACGTGATCTCAGAAAATCAGGGATCAAGGTTAAGGCAAACAAGAGTGATGAATGGAAGTGGCATGACATCACTTTCACCTCAAGATGGTTTGGTGGAGAGTTGACACTTCCTTTGTGGATATTCAGCAATGTCACGCATTACTTCTTTCGAAACTTGATTGCATACGAGATGTGTCCGGACTTTCACAACAACTTCGAATGTTGTTGTTACCTTTATTTCATGGATTGCTTGATAGATGATGCTGAGGATGTGAAGGAGCTTAGATCAGCTGGTGTTATCCAAAATTTGCTTCTAAGGGATGAGGAAGTGGCCAAATTCTTTAATGATATTGGGCATGACTTACCCGCTAAAATGTGCAATCAAATATACACCACCGATGCTGCCCCCATTAGTAAGAAATATATCCAAGTGATGCGTCAAATTCAACAACATTACTCGAGTGGATGGAGAACTTTTCTGGCTGAAACACGGAGTACTTATTTCAGTTCTCCCTGGTCTCTACTTGCCTTTCTGGCTGCACTTTTAGGATTAATTCTCGCTGTTCTTCAAACATGGTATACCATACATTCTCCTACAAATTAG
- the LOC130948381 gene encoding putative disease resistance protein RGA1, which translates to MTINVTLSYQKGHSLAELSDLNLGGELNIQGLKNVGSISEAKDANLKCKQDLQELCLSWGSSGKTKSVVGAEILEALQPHSNLKRLQIFGYGGLHLPTWMGNNSALISLTYLRLSRCQHCRHLPALGRLPCLRKLEIYSMNDVQYIEEDESYDNVEASPFPSLEYLLVETLRNVERLMKRETTHMFPSLSKLYIYECPKLQLPCLPHVKDLSVWGCSNEQLKSISNLNSLNAPYLDLNDQVWCFPEGMMDNMTSLATFEISKFRELKELPSDITKLTALSDLTISDCGKLECLPEQGWEGLSSLRELSIDNCKSLGSLPDGVRHLTSLQYLSIVGCPMLKERCKKGTGEDWHKIAHVPHVDSSW; encoded by the exons atgaccattaaTGTTACATTGTCCTATCAG AAAGGGCATAGTTTGGCGGAGTTAAGTGATTTGAATCTGGGAGGAGAGTTAAACATCCAAGGCCTAAAAAATGTTGGGAGTATATCTGAAGCCAAAGATGCCAATTTGAAGTGTAAACAAGATCTTCAAGAATTATGCTTGTCATGGGGCAGCAGTGGTAAGACCAAATCGGTTGTTGGAGCAGAAATACTTGAAGCTCTTCAACCTCACTCAAATCTCAAGCGGTTGCAAATATTCGGCTATGGCGGATTACATTTGCCAACTTGGATGGGAAACAATTCAGCCCTCATTAGTTTAACTTATCTTCGACTTAGCAGATGTCAACATTGCCGACACCTTCCCGCACTTGGGAGACTCCCGTGTCTTAGAAAGCTTGAGATATACTCCATGAATGATGTGCAGTACATTGAGGAAGATGAAAGTTATGATAATGTGGAAGCAAGCCCATTCCCATCTTTGGAGTACTTGCTCGTGGAGACATTGCGAAACGTGGAGCGGTTGATGAAACGGGAAACAACACACATGTTCCCCTCTCTTTCTAAACTCTATATCTATGAATGCCCTAAACTGCAATTGCCGTGCCTTCCACATGTTAAGGACCTCAGTGTTTGGGGATGTAGCAATGAGCAACTGAAGTCAATCTCTAATCTCAACAGTCTTAACGCACCATATCTTGATCTAAATGATCAAGTGTGGTGCTTCCCAGAAGGAATGATGGACAACATGACCTCTCTTGCAACTTTCGAGATATCAAAGTTCAGAGAATTGAAGGAACTGCCATCTGACATCACAAAACTCACTGCTTTGTCTGATCTAACCATCAGTGACTGTGGAAAGCTGGAGTGCTTACCAGAACAGGGTTGGGAAGGCTTATCTTCACTTCGAGAACTGTCAATTGATAACTGTAAGAGTTTGGGATCGTTGCCTGATGGTGTCCGGCACTTAACTTCACTTCAATATTTGAGTATTGTTGGCTGCCCAATGTTGAAAGAGCGGTGTAAGAAAGGAACAGGGGAGGATTGGCACAAGATAGCACATGTTCCCCATGTAGATAGCAGCTGGTAA